One Sulfurovum zhangzhouensis genomic window, TCCAAACAGAGTCTGCACTCTGCACTCGCATCTTCAAAATGTGCAAAAAGCTTCTCTGTAGTTGCTACTTCAAAGTGGTATTTACTGAATTCATACTCACTCTCTTTGTGTACATCCGCATATGTTGTCACCTCATCACCGTTTTTGTTCCAAACGATATCAAAGACAGATTCCACACCTTGCAGGTACATTGCCAGACGCTCTGTTCCGTAAGTGATCTCCACGGCCACCGGATCACACGCGATACCTCCAACCTGCTGGAAGTAGGTAAATTGTGTTACCTCCATCCCGTCAAGCCATACTTCCCAGCCAAGTCCCCATGCACCAAGCGTCGGAGATTCCCAGTTATCCTCGACGAAACGGATGTCATGCTGAGTAAGGTCAAGCCCCAAATACTCAAGAGACTGAAGATAAAGCTGCTGGATATTATCCGGACTCGGTTTGATGAGCACCTGGAATTGATAGTATGCTCCAAGACGGTTCGGGTTCTCTCCGTA contains:
- the glyQ gene encoding glycine--tRNA ligase subunit alpha; the protein is MNKDAITFSELLLKLQQFWAEQGCNIVQPYDIPAGAGTFHPATLLRSLDNKPWSAAYVAPSRRPTDGRYGENPNRLGAYYQFQVLIKPSPDNIQQLYLQSLEYLGLDLTQHDIRFVEDNWESPTLGAWGLGWEVWLDGMEVTQFTYFQQVGGIACDPVAVEITYGTERLAMYLQGVESVFDIVWNKNGDEVTTYADVHKESEYEFSKYHFEVATTEKLFAHFEDASAECRLCLEKGLPLPAYDQCMTASHAFNVLDARKAVSQAQRQNYILKVRELAIGCAQLYKDQEAERNQRVAQR